The Arthrobacter sp. NicSoilC5 genome has a window encoding:
- a CDS encoding LacI family DNA-binding transcriptional regulator, with product MAKNASSSKPVAARQRGVTMSDVAKHAGVSRTAVSFVLSNRENASISEETRTRIADAVQALGYRPNAGARALASQRSDWYGIVTEIVTAPFAVDIIKGAQDQAWIDHRFLLIAPSDQGDTAGPNQGMEEAAVEKLLEQRVEGLLYAATHHRGVHVPPSAHEVPTVLVNCFDLDGKLPSIVPDERAGGRVAIERLLQAGHTRIGVINLDPGIPAAVGRLQGVRESLADAGLELDPELVVAGYATADGGYDAACQILDRYPAKERPTALFCLNDRMAMGAYDAIKERGLAIPGDIAVIGFDNQELIAAYLRPKLTTVALPFEKMGALGVQTLAALTAGQPITAGQQLVDCPLLERSSV from the coding sequence ATGGCGAAAAACGCCTCCTCAAGCAAACCCGTTGCTGCACGGCAGCGTGGTGTCACCATGAGTGACGTCGCCAAGCATGCCGGAGTCTCCCGGACGGCTGTCTCATTCGTGCTGAGCAACCGCGAAAACGCCAGCATCTCGGAAGAGACGCGGACCCGGATCGCCGACGCCGTCCAAGCCTTGGGCTACCGTCCAAATGCCGGGGCCAGGGCGTTGGCATCCCAGCGCAGCGACTGGTACGGGATTGTCACCGAGATCGTGACCGCACCGTTCGCAGTGGACATCATCAAAGGTGCCCAGGACCAGGCCTGGATCGACCATCGATTCCTCCTTATTGCCCCGTCGGACCAGGGCGATACGGCCGGCCCCAACCAAGGAATGGAGGAGGCTGCCGTTGAGAAGTTGCTGGAGCAGCGGGTGGAAGGCCTGCTGTACGCGGCAACGCACCACCGCGGTGTACATGTGCCCCCAAGCGCGCACGAAGTGCCCACGGTGCTCGTCAACTGTTTCGACCTGGACGGAAAGCTGCCCTCGATCGTTCCCGACGAAAGGGCCGGCGGACGGGTGGCCATCGAACGCCTCCTCCAGGCCGGCCACACCAGGATCGGTGTGATCAACCTGGACCCGGGCATCCCTGCAGCTGTCGGGCGTCTGCAGGGGGTCCGGGAATCCCTGGCCGACGCAGGCCTTGAGCTCGATCCGGAGCTGGTGGTGGCCGGGTATGCAACGGCAGACGGCGGCTACGACGCTGCCTGCCAAATCCTCGACCGGTACCCGGCCAAGGAGAGGCCAACCGCACTCTTTTGCCTCAATGACCGCATGGCCATGGGCGCTTACGACGCCATAAAAGAACGTGGCCTGGCCATCCCCGGTGACATCGCCGTGATCGGCTTCGACAACCAGGAACTCATCGCGGCCTACCTCAGGCCCAAGCTGACCACGGTTGCGTTGCCGTTCGAAAAGATGGGCGCTCTGGGAGTCCAGACGCTTGCCGCCCTTACAGCAGGACAGCCGATCACTGCCGGCCAGCAGTTGGTCGACTGTCCGCTGCTAGAACGCTCTTCGGTCTGA
- a CDS encoding ABC transporter substrate-binding protein: MTQTRFFTSARIAAAGLAVGAMLLTGCSATGNKPGGTDAAANAGAFLTIPREDMGTFVQNFNPFAPTVNPMVQQSIYESLLIFNPAKGDTVPWLATDWKAADDGRSITFTLRDGVKWSDGQPLVADDVAYTFELQKKLKGGYEYLDGVSAEGNKVTFNFNKPWSPALYDVGQLSVLPKHIWAALADPEKEANAKPVGTGPYTEVDSFQAQSFVLKKNPNYWQPEKQKIAGIKMLAFAGNDGANLAAANGDVDWAPQYIPNIGKTFVSKDKDHRHYWFPPTGAMINWQLNTTRAPFNDVDVRKALSMAVDRDQVTKIGMSGYAQPADCTGLSGNYETWKNSQVKDNCTWTNHDVQKANELLDKAGYAKGADGKRTLKDGKPFEFKISVGSSSSDWLSVANVISQNLAEVGVTAKVDSPDWAAVVSGYETGDFDSGIVWSANDPSPYKYFNTSMGSSTVKPVGTKTFDNYHRFGDPKADALLTEFATATDQSKQKDIAHKLQEEYNDAAPLVPLFSGPEWGAYNDTRFIGWPTQDNPYATLSVRAPTTVLVLTSLEPRK, encoded by the coding sequence ATGACACAAACCAGGTTCTTCACGTCTGCCCGCATTGCCGCGGCCGGACTGGCCGTAGGCGCGATGCTGCTGACCGGCTGCTCTGCCACGGGCAACAAGCCCGGCGGCACCGACGCCGCAGCCAACGCCGGCGCGTTCCTCACCATCCCCCGCGAAGACATGGGCACGTTCGTGCAGAACTTCAACCCGTTCGCACCGACCGTTAACCCCATGGTCCAGCAGTCCATTTACGAGTCACTCCTGATCTTCAACCCGGCCAAGGGAGACACCGTGCCGTGGCTGGCCACCGACTGGAAGGCCGCCGACGACGGCAGGTCCATCACCTTCACCTTGCGTGATGGTGTGAAGTGGTCCGATGGCCAGCCCCTGGTTGCCGACGACGTGGCTTACACGTTCGAGCTTCAGAAGAAGCTCAAGGGCGGCTACGAGTACCTCGACGGCGTGAGCGCAGAAGGCAACAAGGTCACGTTCAACTTCAACAAGCCCTGGTCCCCCGCACTCTACGACGTCGGCCAACTCAGCGTCCTGCCCAAACACATCTGGGCCGCACTGGCCGATCCGGAGAAGGAGGCCAACGCCAAACCGGTAGGCACCGGGCCGTACACCGAGGTGGACAGCTTCCAGGCCCAGTCCTTCGTGCTGAAGAAGAACCCCAACTACTGGCAGCCGGAGAAACAGAAGATCGCCGGCATCAAGATGCTCGCCTTCGCCGGGAACGACGGCGCCAACCTCGCCGCAGCCAACGGCGACGTGGACTGGGCTCCGCAGTACATCCCGAACATCGGGAAGACCTTCGTCTCAAAGGACAAGGACCACCGGCACTACTGGTTCCCGCCCACGGGCGCCATGATCAACTGGCAGCTGAACACCACCAGGGCGCCGTTCAACGACGTGGACGTCCGCAAGGCGCTGAGCATGGCCGTGGACCGGGACCAGGTCACCAAGATCGGCATGAGCGGCTACGCCCAGCCCGCGGACTGCACCGGCCTGTCCGGCAACTACGAAACCTGGAAGAACAGCCAGGTCAAGGACAACTGCACCTGGACCAACCACGACGTCCAGAAAGCCAATGAGCTGCTGGACAAGGCGGGCTACGCCAAGGGCGCCGACGGCAAGCGCACGCTCAAGGACGGCAAGCCGTTCGAGTTCAAGATCTCCGTGGGTTCAAGCTCGTCCGACTGGCTCTCGGTTGCCAACGTGATCTCCCAGAACCTGGCAGAAGTCGGTGTGACCGCGAAAGTGGACTCCCCGGACTGGGCCGCTGTTGTGTCAGGCTACGAAACCGGTGACTTTGACTCCGGCATCGTCTGGAGCGCCAACGACCCCAGCCCGTACAAGTACTTCAACACCTCCATGGGCTCCTCCACGGTGAAGCCGGTGGGTACCAAGACGTTCGACAACTACCACCGTTTCGGCGACCCCAAAGCCGATGCCCTGCTGACGGAGTTCGCTACCGCCACGGACCAGTCCAAGCAGAAGGATATTGCCCACAAGCTGCAGGAAGAGTACAACGACGCCGCACCGCTGGTGCCGCTCTTCTCCGGCCCGGAGTGGGGTGCCTACAACGACACCCGCTTTATTGGCTGGCCCACCCAGGACAATCCCTACGCCACCCTCTCGGTTCGCGCACCCACCACGGTTCTGGTGCTGACCAGCCTGGAACCGCGCAAGTAA